Proteins from one Brevibacillus humidisoli genomic window:
- a CDS encoding aminoglycoside phosphotransferase family protein has translation MSRFEDIYPLFGEYDMFAQTVDVVKEPNVYKAITPYGSFVCKRTTAPQGRLHFMGGVLRHLQQRGWDGAIPFVYTKYDEPFVKRGEHTYYLTPWQLSVPFDRMQLSTWGEATLVRLAELHHLTQNYRFDDPRQVEPLVNSLLTRWQDWTDKTKRWAKEAESSQYPSPFDIVLLANQAFLLDLAENAVRLLREWRERHRTHAHFRLSIIHGHPQPAHTLVDRSGQVRLINFDRSAFDTPARDVTMFYRTYFQMGGTEASASELFNKYTTVFPLRPEEVSLVSIFLLYPERVMRDIEMYYERKQDWNELFAVRRMEKDIDRLMHLSRWVQQAF, from the coding sequence ATGAGCCGATTTGAGGATATTTACCCGTTGTTCGGAGAGTATGACATGTTTGCTCAGACAGTTGATGTGGTAAAGGAACCAAATGTCTACAAAGCGATCACACCTTATGGTTCGTTTGTCTGCAAACGAACCACTGCACCGCAGGGAAGGCTCCACTTTATGGGGGGGGTACTCCGTCACCTGCAGCAGCGAGGTTGGGACGGGGCGATTCCTTTTGTCTACACCAAGTACGATGAACCGTTTGTAAAACGCGGGGAGCACACCTACTACCTGACTCCATGGCAGCTTTCTGTCCCCTTTGATCGTATGCAGTTGTCCACTTGGGGAGAGGCTACGCTTGTCCGTCTGGCCGAACTTCACCATCTGACGCAAAACTATCGATTCGATGATCCGAGGCAGGTGGAACCGCTCGTCAACTCGCTGCTGACCCGTTGGCAGGATTGGACGGACAAGACCAAACGCTGGGCAAAGGAAGCGGAAAGCAGTCAATACCCCTCACCATTTGATATCGTTTTGCTGGCCAATCAGGCATTTTTACTTGATTTGGCCGAAAATGCGGTTCGTCTGCTGCGGGAATGGAGGGAGCGGCATCGCACTCATGCCCATTTTCGTCTATCGATTATTCACGGCCATCCTCAACCCGCCCACACCCTGGTAGATCGTTCCGGGCAAGTCCGGCTCATCAACTTCGACCGATCGGCATTCGATACACCGGCCCGAGATGTGACGATGTTTTACCGTACCTACTTTCAGATGGGAGGCACGGAAGCGTCAGCCAGCGAACTGTTTAACAAATACACAACTGTTTTCCCCCTGCGACCGGAGGAGGTATCGCTGGTCTCCATTTTTTTACTTTACCCCGAGCGAGTGATGCGTGATATCGAGATGTATTACGAGCGAAAGCAGGACTGGAACGAACTTTTTGCAGTTAGGCGGATGGAAAAGGACATCGATCGGCTGATGCATCTGTCCAGATGGGTGCAGCAGGCGTTCTAA
- a CDS encoding phosphotransferase, producing the protein MARERIQLSYICQRYKIRVIDVKARGDHYLLETNRGPKELHIWPRLDVLRWSFAWREQLARQGFREVERFIRTRDAKPYVVVRKTGFTLNDHLRDVETFSPTSEQANQCGQIAARMHQAQAMSEYPQVVDLLRREQSHAESEVKRARELYQQLKQSPKGLGQSFRWVVQQFPALLERMDRSVELLHSPLLNEELLAASHLSLGPENWAWLDGKLFLHGFYRSTLSVQPRDMSLYLQYLYQQDETFERVDAFLDGYEQIKPLRYEEYLLMLAFLAFPAPTWKQVEQFVTDGQESDEEAVGNIRQTLQKQQDLDHLLLHLARRSERLGRGIANEPI; encoded by the coding sequence GTGGCACGTGAACGGATTCAGCTCAGCTACATTTGTCAGCGCTACAAGATCCGGGTGATCGATGTAAAGGCCAGAGGTGATCATTATCTGCTGGAGACCAACCGGGGGCCGAAAGAACTGCATATTTGGCCGCGGCTGGATGTGCTCCGCTGGTCGTTCGCCTGGCGTGAACAGTTGGCCAGGCAGGGATTTCGCGAAGTAGAGCGGTTTATCCGCACACGGGACGCCAAGCCGTACGTGGTCGTGCGGAAGACCGGATTTACCTTAAACGATCATTTGCGGGATGTTGAGACCTTTAGCCCTACGTCTGAACAGGCGAACCAGTGCGGCCAAATAGCGGCACGAATGCACCAGGCGCAGGCTATGAGCGAATACCCGCAAGTCGTTGACTTGCTAAGACGGGAACAGAGCCATGCGGAGTCAGAAGTGAAGCGGGCACGTGAGTTGTATCAGCAGTTGAAGCAAAGTCCCAAGGGGCTTGGCCAATCGTTCCGGTGGGTTGTACAGCAGTTCCCGGCTTTGCTGGAGCGGATGGATCGAAGTGTAGAGCTCCTCCACTCCCCTTTGTTGAACGAGGAACTGTTAGCGGCCTCTCATCTCAGTCTGGGACCGGAAAACTGGGCTTGGCTGGATGGCAAACTGTTCTTGCATGGTTTTTATCGCTCCACATTGTCCGTACAGCCGCGTGACATGTCTCTGTACCTGCAGTATTTATACCAACAAGACGAGACGTTTGAGCGGGTCGATGCTTTTCTTGACGGCTACGAGCAGATCAAACCACTCCGATATGAGGAATATCTCTTGATGCTTGCGTTTCTGGCTTTTCCCGCACCTACATGGAAACAAGTTGAACAATTCGTAACGGATGGCCAGGAGTCAGATGAGGAGGCGGTCGGCAACATCAGACAGACCCTCCAAAAGCAGCAGGACTTAGATCACCTGCTGTTGCATCTTGCCCGGCGTTCGGAACGGTTGGGAAGAGGGATCGCCAATGAGCCGATTTGA
- the hemL gene encoding glutamate-1-semialdehyde 2,1-aminomutase, with the protein MTRSIQRSTEMFAEAKQYIPGGVNSPVRAFKSVGGNPLFIEKGEGCRVTDADGHTYMDYIGSWGPLILGHAHPKVLSAIQEAAVLGTSFGAPTQRETEMAKLVCEIVPSVEVVRMVNSGTEATMSALRLARGYTKRNKIMKFAGCYHGHADSLLIKAGSGVATLGLPDSPGVPETTAVNTITVPYNDLESVKLAFEQFGEDLAAVIVEPVAGNMGVVPPQTGFLEGLREITREYGSLLIFDEVMTGFRVALGGAQQLYGVTPDLTTMGKVIGGGLPVGAYGGRREIMEQIAPAGPIYQAGTLSGNPLAMAAGIATLRELAKPGVYEQLDARSARLAEGLAANARKLGIPHTVNRVGSMVCLFFTDTPVMDYETAKTADLQRFSAYFHNLLDEGVMIPPSQFEGMFVSLMHSDEDIEHTIEASYRAMERL; encoded by the coding sequence ATGACTCGATCGATTCAACGGTCGACAGAGATGTTTGCAGAGGCGAAGCAGTACATCCCCGGTGGTGTAAACAGCCCGGTTCGCGCCTTCAAGAGTGTTGGCGGCAATCCGCTGTTTATCGAAAAGGGGGAAGGCTGCCGGGTGACCGATGCAGATGGACATACATACATGGATTACATTGGATCATGGGGCCCGCTGATACTGGGTCACGCGCATCCAAAAGTCCTTTCTGCGATTCAGGAAGCGGCTGTGTTGGGGACCAGTTTTGGCGCCCCTACCCAGCGGGAGACAGAGATGGCCAAACTGGTTTGCGAGATTGTGCCCTCAGTAGAAGTGGTGCGGATGGTCAACTCCGGTACGGAGGCGACGATGAGTGCACTGCGTCTGGCCCGTGGTTATACCAAGCGCAATAAAATCATGAAGTTTGCGGGCTGTTATCACGGTCACGCGGACAGCCTCCTGATCAAGGCAGGTTCCGGCGTGGCCACGCTTGGCCTGCCAGACAGTCCGGGTGTGCCAGAGACAACTGCGGTCAACACCATCACTGTCCCCTATAACGATCTGGAGAGTGTGAAGCTGGCTTTTGAACAGTTTGGCGAAGATCTCGCCGCCGTGATCGTCGAACCTGTAGCCGGCAACATGGGCGTTGTCCCCCCGCAAACGGGCTTTCTGGAGGGATTGCGGGAGATTACCCGGGAGTACGGCAGCCTGTTGATTTTTGATGAGGTGATGACTGGTTTTCGGGTCGCACTTGGCGGGGCACAGCAGTTGTATGGTGTCACCCCGGATTTGACGACGATGGGGAAAGTAATCGGCGGCGGTCTGCCGGTCGGAGCGTACGGTGGCCGGCGGGAGATCATGGAGCAAATCGCACCGGCGGGACCGATTTACCAAGCTGGCACTTTGTCAGGAAATCCGCTGGCCATGGCCGCCGGTATCGCCACCTTGCGGGAATTAGCTAAACCGGGCGTGTATGAACAACTGGATGCCCGTTCCGCCCGCTTGGCGGAAGGCCTGGCCGCAAACGCGCGCAAGTTGGGAATTCCGCACACCGTGAACCGTGTCGGTTCGATGGTTTGCCTGTTTTTTACTGATACCCCTGTGATGGACTACGAGACGGCCAAAACGGCCGATTTGCAGCGGTTTTCCGCCTATTTTCACAACCTGCTGGACGAGGGCGTCATGATTCCCCCTTCGCAGTTTGAAGGGATGTTCGTCTCGCTCATGCACAGCGACGAGGATATCGAACATACGATTGAAGCAAGCTATCGAGCGATGGAGCGCCTATAG
- a CDS encoding PP2C family protein-serine/threonine phosphatase: MIWQAFLYILVLLVSLILLLTSRYLVTIRRWYDFSFLQGVAFFCWGLGHLFSLHDDPLYQIGSTVLLYLFYLFFFLAFRAFPLSPHLYFDRWKTYLDAVLLTVIYTSLSICILVNPAKRDWYDLLIHLQTGLFLSVTGLLMIAAHRRRSVWGRHNGGLFASILFLLVDSLTYLLPDWLGFFLMTGTLGGLLYYQLTTAETAPQVEVQEEYVYFQQKLQFSLRDETVGSLLIVLSVLAMMMTPDADIAYEVGMGCFVVLMLVRWLLSIRSNNQIANELFVISRNLEKHFADNLREKYSKNEKLSHLLTVKQRYEKLLVASNEHNMRTIHYENLHKMIEEIVNVWYDTLTGITFLRVSLQSETGTSYYEVVRSENGFLVDPSYMTVTVRLTVSENADTLLSPRYVVVEAVKDLPAVSKEEKPFFDLLAIHVRGLIQRCLQNQQSMEIRLMEQEMELASKIQFTLIPRERLSLPYAEAKAVYIPAAYVGGDYVDYLAVDNRYSCYLVADISGHGLPASLLTTGIRSAFRAVIQTCISPDEILSRLNRLLYEDLSRTRSFVTMCLVVLDQEAGVLRMSRAGHPAPIYLSKTRQTVLECGRGVGLGLYEDAAYPLDEWRIEEDGMLLIYTDGLTDLGRKKNALTLQDWLHQLASAKTQAGEHFDSIAAVEQNIWRQARQLEQQDDISVLILDLKQRFIFEKGENDVVSMRSMS; this comes from the coding sequence GTGATCTGGCAGGCATTTCTCTACATACTAGTCTTGCTCGTCTCATTGATTCTGCTGCTTACGTCACGTTATCTGGTCACGATCAGGCGCTGGTATGACTTCTCATTTTTACAGGGAGTGGCCTTTTTTTGTTGGGGACTGGGGCACTTGTTCAGCTTGCACGATGACCCGCTGTACCAGATCGGCAGCACTGTCCTCCTGTACCTGTTCTACTTGTTCTTCTTTCTCGCATTTCGGGCGTTTCCACTATCTCCTCACCTTTATTTCGACCGCTGGAAGACGTATTTGGATGCTGTCTTGTTGACGGTCATCTACACTTCGCTCAGCATTTGTATACTGGTCAATCCTGCAAAACGTGATTGGTACGATTTGTTGATACATCTGCAAACCGGCTTGTTTCTATCCGTAACAGGACTGTTGATGATTGCGGCACATCGCCGAAGAAGTGTGTGGGGACGACACAACGGGGGACTGTTTGCCTCGATTTTGTTTTTGTTGGTGGATTCGCTCACTTACTTACTGCCGGATTGGCTTGGCTTTTTTCTGATGACCGGCACGTTGGGAGGGCTCCTGTATTACCAGTTGACGACTGCGGAGACAGCACCACAAGTGGAAGTACAGGAAGAATACGTCTATTTCCAGCAGAAGCTGCAGTTTTCGTTGCGTGATGAGACCGTAGGCAGTTTGTTGATCGTTCTCAGCGTTTTGGCGATGATGATGACCCCTGATGCAGATATCGCTTATGAGGTGGGGATGGGGTGTTTTGTTGTCCTCATGCTTGTGCGCTGGCTGCTGTCGATTCGCAGCAACAACCAAATCGCCAACGAATTGTTCGTGATTTCCCGCAACCTGGAAAAACATTTTGCTGACAACTTGCGGGAGAAATATTCGAAAAACGAAAAACTTTCTCATCTGCTAACTGTAAAGCAACGCTATGAAAAACTGCTGGTGGCAAGCAATGAGCATAACATGCGAACGATTCACTACGAAAACCTGCACAAAATGATTGAAGAGATCGTGAACGTCTGGTACGACACGTTGACTGGCATTACGTTTTTACGTGTTTCACTCCAATCAGAGACGGGAACATCATATTACGAGGTGGTGCGCAGCGAGAATGGTTTTTTGGTTGACCCCTCGTATATGACCGTCACGGTTCGGCTAACGGTTAGCGAGAATGCCGATACCCTGCTGTCGCCCCGTTATGTGGTGGTGGAAGCGGTCAAAGATTTGCCAGCAGTGAGCAAGGAAGAAAAACCTTTTTTTGACCTGCTGGCGATTCACGTACGCGGGCTGATCCAGCGATGTCTGCAAAACCAGCAGTCGATGGAGATTCGTCTCATGGAGCAGGAGATGGAGCTGGCTTCCAAAATACAGTTCACACTGATCCCGCGTGAGCGGCTTTCTCTTCCTTATGCGGAAGCCAAAGCGGTTTACATTCCAGCCGCGTACGTGGGAGGCGATTATGTAGATTATTTGGCTGTCGATAATCGCTACAGCTGCTATCTGGTAGCCGATATTTCCGGGCACGGCCTGCCCGCCAGTCTGCTCACCACTGGCATACGCAGCGCGTTTCGGGCCGTGATCCAGACCTGCATCTCACCTGACGAGATCCTGTCCAGACTAAACCGTCTGTTGTATGAAGACTTGTCCCGCACCCGTTCATTTGTGACGATGTGCCTCGTCGTTCTGGATCAGGAGGCAGGCGTGTTGAGGATGAGCCGGGCCGGTCATCCTGCACCGATTTACTTGTCAAAGACGCGACAAACCGTCCTAGAATGTGGGCGCGGGGTAGGACTTGGTCTCTACGAAGACGCGGCCTATCCACTCGATGAATGGCGAATCGAAGAAGATGGGATGCTGCTGATCTACACGGACGGCTTAACGGATCTCGGACGCAAGAAGAACGCTCTCACACTTCAAGATTGGCTGCATCAGCTGGCATCTGCCAAAACCCAAGCAGGTGAACACTTCGACTCGATTGCAGCTGTAGAACAAAACATCTGGCGGCAGGCGAGGCAGTTGGAACAACAAGATGATATCTCCGTGCTGATTCTCGATTTGAAACAACGATTCATATTCGAGAAAGGAGAGAATGACGTTGTATCTATGCGATCGATGTCCTGA
- a CDS encoding AsnC family transcriptional regulator: MSVDLLDTLDKEILDLIQKEIPMVDQPFQVIAEKLGTDEETVLTRLRNMKGDQIRQISAIFDTKALGYKSSLVAARIAPDKLDEMAVKVFNQHPGITHNYKRNHDFNLWFTIAVPPNSRLGLEKTVDILGELAAVESIRILPTLKLFKIGVQLDVKKESKADDKAAPVYTEEMRNAAMEKQVTDQDIAVILELQKDLPLVSRPFDEWAANLKMTTDELFAHAGRLVADNKMRRFSAVLNHRKAGFRANGMGVWNVPVEKTDEIGYKMGSFRAVSHCYLRPTYPDWKYNIFTMVHGRDMEECESILQAIEDETGITDRITLYSTKEYKKTRVSYFTPEIYEWEAEVIERLSLEKSE, encoded by the coding sequence ATGTCAGTAGATTTGTTGGATACGTTGGACAAAGAGATTCTGGATCTGATTCAGAAAGAGATTCCCATGGTCGATCAGCCATTTCAAGTGATTGCCGAGAAACTGGGAACGGACGAAGAGACGGTACTGACCCGACTGCGCAATATGAAGGGAGATCAGATCCGGCAGATTTCGGCCATTTTCGATACCAAAGCACTTGGTTACAAATCCAGTCTGGTAGCGGCGAGAATTGCTCCGGACAAACTGGACGAAATGGCGGTAAAGGTATTTAATCAGCACCCCGGCATCACGCACAATTACAAGCGCAACCACGATTTCAATCTCTGGTTTACGATTGCTGTACCACCCAACAGTCGGCTTGGATTGGAAAAAACCGTTGACATTCTTGGTGAACTGGCTGCTGTAGAGTCGATTCGCATCCTGCCAACGCTGAAGCTGTTTAAGATCGGTGTGCAGTTGGATGTGAAAAAAGAGTCGAAAGCAGATGACAAAGCAGCTCCCGTCTACACCGAAGAGATGCGCAATGCTGCGATGGAAAAACAAGTAACGGACCAGGATATCGCTGTGATCCTGGAACTGCAGAAAGATCTGCCGCTCGTCTCCCGTCCATTTGACGAATGGGCGGCTAATCTCAAGATGACCACGGATGAGCTGTTCGCGCACGCCGGCCGGTTGGTGGCAGACAACAAAATGCGTCGTTTTTCTGCGGTGTTGAACCATCGCAAGGCAGGCTTCCGCGCCAACGGCATGGGCGTTTGGAACGTACCGGTGGAGAAGACGGATGAGATCGGATACAAAATGGGATCGTTCCGTGCTGTCAGCCACTGCTACTTGCGTCCCACCTATCCCGATTGGAAATACAACATCTTTACCATGGTTCATGGACGGGATATGGAAGAGTGCGAGTCGATTCTGCAGGCCATCGAGGACGAGACCGGCATCACGGACCGGATCACCCTGTACTCCACCAAAGAATACAAGAAAACCCGTGTCTCCTACTTTACGCCGGAGATTTACGAGTGGGAAGCGGAAGTCATCGAGCGTCTCAGCCTGGAGAAATCAGAGTAA
- a CDS encoding YitT family protein, protein MTHHNTQIHMQQAQHQKLTPLKILKRMFFIILGAIGVAVSLEEFLVPNNIIDGGIVGISIILSHLTGWALGLFLFVLNIPFLIIGYKQIGKTFALSTLLGVTVLSLSTMYLHPFPPLTEDPLLAAVFGGIILGIGVGLVIRYGGSLDGTEIVAILINKKTPFSVGETVMFFNIFILSSAGFVFDWDRAMYSLIAYYIAFKMIDITIDGFVESKSVWIISDKHQEIGDTLLARLGRGVTYLRGEGGFTGDDKKVIFCVVTRLEEAKLKSIVEEVDPTAFLAIGTIHDVKGGRFKKRDIH, encoded by the coding sequence ATGACCCATCACAACACACAAATCCACATGCAGCAAGCACAGCATCAAAAGTTGACCCCGCTGAAGATCTTGAAACGCATGTTTTTTATCATACTGGGGGCTATCGGGGTTGCCGTTTCTCTGGAGGAGTTTCTCGTCCCTAACAACATTATTGACGGGGGTATCGTGGGGATCTCCATCATATTGTCTCACTTGACAGGTTGGGCGCTGGGTTTGTTTTTGTTTGTGCTCAATATTCCGTTTCTGATCATTGGCTACAAACAGATCGGCAAGACATTTGCGCTATCTACGTTATTGGGCGTCACCGTACTCTCACTGAGCACCATGTATCTGCATCCGTTTCCTCCCCTTACCGAAGATCCGCTGCTCGCAGCTGTCTTCGGGGGAATTATCCTCGGTATCGGTGTCGGTCTGGTCATCCGCTATGGCGGATCACTTGACGGAACGGAAATTGTTGCCATCCTGATCAACAAAAAGACGCCATTTTCCGTTGGCGAGACGGTCATGTTCTTCAACATTTTTATCTTGAGCAGCGCCGGGTTTGTCTTTGACTGGGATCGTGCGATGTACTCGCTGATCGCCTATTACATCGCCTTTAAAATGATTGATATTACAATTGACGGGTTTGTCGAGTCGAAATCCGTTTGGATCATTAGCGACAAGCATCAGGAGATCGGGGATACTCTGCTTGCCCGTTTAGGACGCGGCGTTACCTATTTACGTGGCGAAGGAGGATTTACCGGAGATGACAAGAAAGTAATCTTTTGTGTGGTGACCCGACTGGAGGAAGCCAAACTAAAGTCTATTGTGGAAGAAGTGGACCCAACCGCTTTTCTGGCAATCGGCACCATCCATGATGTGAAGGGCGGCCGTTTCAAAAAGCGGGACATTCATTAA
- a CDS encoding bifunctional metallophosphatase/5'-nucleotidase yields MKHFRRTSVGVLTTAMAVAMLASPAAAAPLQSVNHVDWLVNEALVTGDAKGGLSLERNVSLGEVATVFARLKGASVTPAVSGYWAAPYLAWAGEQGAVTADEASAPNQPASAAKIKEMAKVFGYEIQLADSDTVSRQDFFQALGDAASLHITIGHVNDVHGHIQEDSFNKEYGYAKMATLIKEWRGENDNFLLLDAGDTFQGTIYVNQFQGETVVPILNKLGFDVMAAGNHEFDFGHQQLIKLRDQLEHPILSANISKADGTGLLAPSVIKEIDGETFAIFSLTAEDTPILTHPDNVEGLTFKDPVEVAKATVPELRKQADHVILLSHVGYEVDKRIAENVDGIDLIIGGHSHTALKTPEKVNDTYILQDWEYGKSIGRADLFYYNDELVAFSGGLVEYDETVTADPEVDQLVQEVVQKVDESMNVVIAKSEVALDGDRNFVRKRETNVGNLITDIMLERTQSIPGYEADVALTNGGGIRTQLDAGDITKKDLYSLLPFPNTLAVVEVTGEELKQALENGVSQVEEGAGRFPQISGMSFSYDPKKPAGERVVEVKVGDEPLDLNKTYKVATNDFIAAGGDGYESLKKEDFFNTGLTLYSVMEEALIQKKVVNPQVEGRIVEVQ; encoded by the coding sequence GTGAAGCACTTTCGTCGTACTAGTGTCGGCGTACTGACGACGGCGATGGCGGTCGCGATGCTGGCTAGCCCGGCTGCTGCTGCACCACTGCAGTCCGTCAACCACGTTGACTGGCTGGTGAACGAAGCATTGGTGACCGGTGATGCCAAAGGGGGACTATCCCTGGAACGAAACGTGTCCCTGGGCGAAGTGGCAACGGTGTTTGCCCGTCTAAAAGGGGCGTCGGTCACACCTGCTGTGAGCGGATATTGGGCGGCTCCCTATCTGGCTTGGGCCGGGGAACAGGGAGCCGTGACGGCTGATGAAGCGAGCGCGCCGAACCAGCCAGCCAGTGCCGCCAAGATCAAGGAGATGGCCAAAGTGTTCGGCTACGAGATCCAATTGGCCGACAGTGATACGGTGAGCCGCCAAGACTTTTTCCAGGCACTGGGGGATGCTGCATCGCTCCATATCACGATCGGCCACGTAAATGACGTGCATGGACACATACAGGAAGATAGTTTCAACAAAGAGTATGGCTACGCGAAAATGGCCACTCTGATCAAGGAATGGCGGGGCGAAAACGACAACTTCCTGCTGCTTGATGCCGGGGACACATTCCAGGGAACGATTTATGTAAACCAGTTCCAGGGAGAAACGGTCGTACCGATTTTGAACAAGTTGGGTTTTGATGTGATGGCTGCGGGCAATCACGAGTTTGACTTCGGTCATCAGCAACTGATCAAACTGCGTGATCAACTGGAACACCCGATTTTGTCCGCCAATATCTCTAAAGCGGATGGGACAGGCTTGCTCGCTCCTTCCGTGATCAAAGAGATAGACGGTGAAACATTTGCGATCTTCAGCCTTACTGCCGAAGATACACCGATCCTCACCCATCCGGACAACGTCGAAGGTCTGACCTTTAAAGATCCGGTCGAAGTGGCCAAGGCAACTGTACCGGAATTGAGAAAGCAGGCCGATCATGTCATCCTGCTCTCCCATGTGGGTTATGAAGTAGACAAGCGGATTGCTGAGAACGTAGACGGTATCGACCTGATCATCGGCGGACATTCGCACACTGCATTAAAAACGCCGGAAAAGGTGAATGATACCTATATTCTGCAGGATTGGGAATACGGCAAATCGATTGGACGGGCAGACCTTTTCTACTATAATGACGAACTGGTAGCATTCAGTGGCGGCTTGGTTGAGTACGACGAAACAGTGACTGCCGATCCCGAAGTCGATCAACTGGTTCAGGAAGTGGTACAAAAGGTTGATGAATCGATGAATGTTGTGATCGCCAAGTCGGAAGTAGCTCTGGATGGCGACCGCAATTTCGTCCGCAAGCGCGAAACAAACGTAGGGAACTTGATCACGGATATCATGCTGGAGCGTACCCAGTCGATCCCGGGATACGAGGCTGACGTGGCGCTTACCAACGGCGGCGGAATCCGTACGCAGTTGGACGCAGGAGATATCACGAAAAAAGATCTCTACAGCCTCCTGCCATTCCCGAATACATTGGCCGTTGTGGAAGTAACCGGCGAAGAACTGAAACAGGCACTCGAGAATGGTGTAAGCCAAGTGGAAGAAGGAGCCGGACGCTTCCCGCAAATCAGCGGCATGTCCTTCTCGTACGATCCCAAAAAGCCAGCAGGCGAGCGGGTCGTCGAGGTAAAAGTAGGCGACGAACCGCTTGATCTGAACAAAACGTACAAAGTAGCGACAAACGACTTCATCGCCGCAGGTGGAGACGGCTACGAGTCACTGAAGAAAGAGGACTTTTTCAACACCGGACTGACACTCTACAGCGTGATGGAAGAAGCATTGATCCAGAAAAAAGTGGTCAATCCACAGGTAGAAGGACGGATCGTGGAAGTTCAATAA
- a CDS encoding LysM peptidoglycan-binding domain-containing protein codes for MTRHDELLSFQIRETVFLSSDKAGIGELKELELLPDVEIIENTQEISITGCLQLYGKYEPARSAQTDESGGSETLLSAMQFTPFRLEEEQQTSYYARGEQDLAHRIPLNVTIPLSRIKEIGEIYAIVDSLDYEMKTPYQLQIQAELKISGIELKEEEAKDAKPNEVWEYVHVASQDGQQEAEPVSIDDIERKLAQLEQEVEEQRQRERTDPPAPYLATNSIQKDHERDADLVPPTYSKPAMPAAPSEQQDESVTSAGEQRSESRKNLIDFNAFHRASTEAGKQSGEGLAVTPAAGRSSESEGMAESAAEPAARKQQQGRDDSEGEGTPSTEAIAQPASGDSQQHDLPTGGETADGSIEQVSTEAEYPAEVSELAEQTDETEQLTPEAVEPEPTAPPNSEREFKVAISGKPSKEIEESINITSIFSNARRAVAEQPAAQQEGEPASETTVQDDEGTSEEMEAVGNLTSFVRGEEETFSKLKMCIIQRDETIQEIAERYSLTVSHILEVNNLSSERLVEGQVLYIPQ; via the coding sequence GTGACACGTCATGATGAGTTGCTGTCGTTTCAAATCAGGGAAACGGTCTTCCTCTCTTCGGATAAAGCAGGTATCGGAGAGTTGAAAGAACTGGAGCTGCTCCCGGATGTAGAGATAATAGAGAACACACAGGAGATTTCGATTACGGGCTGCCTGCAACTGTACGGCAAATACGAACCGGCAAGGAGCGCCCAGACGGACGAGTCAGGCGGATCGGAGACCTTGCTATCGGCGATGCAGTTTACCCCGTTTCGACTGGAGGAAGAGCAGCAGACTAGTTACTACGCCAGGGGCGAACAGGATCTGGCCCATCGAATTCCGCTCAACGTCACGATCCCGCTGTCGCGAATAAAGGAGATCGGCGAGATATACGCGATCGTGGATAGTCTCGACTATGAGATGAAGACGCCCTATCAACTGCAGATCCAAGCGGAATTGAAGATATCAGGCATAGAATTAAAAGAAGAGGAAGCGAAGGATGCCAAGCCAAACGAGGTCTGGGAGTATGTCCACGTGGCCAGTCAAGATGGGCAGCAGGAGGCAGAGCCGGTCTCGATCGACGACATTGAACGGAAGCTGGCCCAATTGGAGCAGGAAGTGGAGGAGCAGCGGCAGAGGGAGCGAACCGATCCGCCTGCACCCTATCTGGCAACCAATAGTATCCAGAAAGACCACGAGAGAGATGCTGACCTTGTTCCGCCTACGTACTCTAAACCAGCTATGCCAGCTGCGCCGTCGGAACAGCAGGATGAGAGCGTCACATCGGCAGGGGAACAGCGGAGTGAAAGCCGGAAGAACTTGATTGATTTCAACGCCTTCCACCGTGCTTCTACCGAGGCAGGAAAGCAGTCTGGTGAAGGACTGGCAGTCACGCCGGCAGCCGGAAGATCGTCGGAATCTGAAGGAATGGCAGAATCTGCAGCAGAGCCGGCAGCAAGAAAACAGCAGCAAGGAAGAGACGATTCGGAAGGCGAAGGCACACCATCTACAGAGGCAATCGCTCAACCGGCGTCCGGGGACTCTCAACAGCATGATTTGCCGACAGGGGGAGAAACAGCGGACGGATCGATTGAACAGGTGTCCACAGAGGCGGAGTATCCGGCGGAAGTGTCGGAATTGGCGGAACAGACGGATGAGACGGAGCAACTGACGCCGGAAGCAGTGGAGCCAGAGCCGACTGCACCACCGAACAGTGAACGGGAATTCAAAGTGGCGATCAGCGGAAAACCCTCGAAAGAGATAGAAGAATCGATAAATATAACGTCTATTTTTTCAAATGCCAGACGTGCTGTCGCTGAACAGCCAGCTGCCCAACAGGAGGGAGAGCCAGCATCCGAAACCACAGTGCAGGATGATGAAGGGACGTCAGAAGAGATGGAAGCAGTGGGGAATCTCACCTCGTTTGTGCGCGGTGAAGAAGAAACGTTCAGCAAGCTGAAAATGTGTATCATCCAGCGCGATGAGACGATTCAGGAGATTGCGGAACGATATTCACTCACCGTGTCACACATTCTCGAGGTAAACAACTTGTCATCCGAACGTTTGGTGGAGGGGCAAGTCCTTTACATTCCCCAGTGA